In one window of Rhinopithecus roxellana isolate Shanxi Qingling chromosome 15, ASM756505v1, whole genome shotgun sequence DNA:
- the PTPRCAP gene encoding protein tyrosine phosphatase receptor type C-associated protein: MALPCTLGLGMLLALPGALGSGGSAEDSVGSSSVTVVLLLLLLLLLVTGLALAWRRLSRDSGGYYHPARLGAALWGRTRRLLWASPPGRWLQARAELGSPDNDLERQEDEQDADYDHVTDGGLQADPGEGEQLCGEASSPEQVPVRAEEARDSDTEGDLVLGSPGAASAGGSAEALLSDLHAFAGSAAWDDSARAAGGQGLHVTAL; encoded by the coding sequence GCTCTGCCCTGCACCCTAGGGCTCGGGATGCTGCTGGCCCTGCCAGGGGCCTTGGGCTCGGGTGGCAGTGCGGAGGACAGCGTGGGCTCCAGCTCTGTCACCGttgtcctgctgctgctgctgctcttgcTGCTGGTCACTGGCCTGGCACTGGCCTGGCGCCGCCTCAGCCGTGACTCGGGGGGCTACTACCACCCAGCCCGCCTGGGTGCCGCGCTGTGGGGCCGCACACGGCGCTTGCTGTGGGCCAGCCCCCCGGGCCGCTGGCTGCAGGCCCGAGCTGAGCTGGGGTCCCCAGACAATGACCTTGAGCGACAGGAGGATGAGCAAGACGCAGACTATGACCACGTCACGGATGGTGGCCTGCAGGCTGACCCCGGGGAAGGCGAGCAGCTATGTGGAGAGGCGTCCAGCCCAGAGCAAGTCCCTGTGCGGGCTGAGGAAGCCAGAGACAGTGACACGGAGGGTGACCTGGTCCTTGGCTCCCCAGGAGCAGCAAGCGCAGGGGGCAGTGCTGAGGCCCTGCTAAGTGACCTGCATGCCTTTGCTGGCAGTGCGGCCTGGGACGACAGCGCCAGGGCAGCTGGGGGCCAGGGCCTCCATGTCACCGCACTGTAG